A window of Natronococcus sp. CG52 genomic DNA:
CGGAGAACTCCGTGATGACGTAGCCGGCGACCCCCTCGCGGGCGCGCATCCGCTCGATCACGTCCTTGATCGAGCGGAACTCGCGCCACTGCCAGGCTTCCGCGAGCGACTCCCAATCGTCGAACACGTCCGGGAGCGTCGTCTCCTCGAGGCGGTCGTGGACTCCTTCCGGACGCTTGATCGGATCGTCGAAGAAGTCGTAATCGAACCAGGGCGGCGTTCCGTCGTAGTGGGCTTCGACCGCGGGCAGATCGCACAGCCCCCAGGTCCCGAACTCCGAGACGATGATCGGCGCGTCGTCCGGATCGGTCTCCGTCGCGCCGTAATTCTCCTCGGGGGCGTCGGCCATCGCGTCGATGTCGGTCTCCCACGCGCCCGCGCGGTCCGGACTGACGAAGTAGCGGTGGTAGTCGTTGACGTCGGTCGCGACGTGTGCCCAGCCCGAGTTGTCGCAGACGATCCGGGTCGGATCTCGCGCCGAAATGTCGTCGTAGAGATCCGCGAGGTACTCCTGTTTCGCCTCGTCCTCCCAGAGCGACGTCTCCTCGTCGAGCCCTTGCGGGTTCCCGATCCCCCACTCCTCGTTGTAGAGACTCCAGACGATCACGCTCGGCCGGTTGTAGTCTCGCTCGAGGAGCCCCTCGATCTGCTCGCGAACCTCGCGTTTCGAGCGGTCGGTGTGAACGGTCGGGTTCGCGGGCTCCTCCCAGACGAGGATGCCGAGCCGGTCGGCGCACTCGAGGAAGTCCGGGTGGGCGGGCTTGATGTGCTTCCGGATCAGGTTGAATCCGAGGTCCTTGGCCGTCCGAACCTCCTCCTCGAACAGCGATTCGTCGAACGGTCGATAGAGCGTCTCGGGATAGTATCCCTGATCGAGCGCGCCCCGCATGTAGTAGGGCTCACCGTTCAGGTAGAGCCGTCCGTCTCGAGCCTCGACGGAACGCATCCCGAAGTAGTCCTCGTACCGGTCGACGACCTGCCCGTCGCGGCGCAGGTCGACGGTGACGTCGTACAGCGCCGGCGTTTCGGGCGTCCAGTACGTCGGGTCCTCGATCGAAACCGTCAGCGACCCCGAGCCGTCGGCGTCGATCGCCGTCTCGCCGCGAGCCGCGTCGTCGCCGTCGCGAGTGATCCGGACCGCGGCCGTCACCGACGACGAGTCGTCGACGCCCGCGACGTCGAAATCGATGCGCGCACTGTCGTCGTCCAGATCCGGCGTCGCGCGGAGCCGTTCGACGCGGGTCTCGGGGACGAACTCGAGCGTGACGTCCTGCCAGATCCCGCTGATCCGCTGGTACCACGGCGCGCCCTGTTTGCCGTGCGGGATTTCGCTGATGTCCGCCGGGTCGACGACCTCGACGACGATCGCGTTCTCTCCTCCACGACCGCGTCGGTGACGTCAGCTCGAACGGGAGGTAGCCGCCGCGGTTCTCGCCGACGCGCTCGCCGTTGACCCAGACTGTCGCTTCGTAGTCGACAGCGCCGAATCGGAGCAGTACGCGCTCCTCGGCCGGTAGCTCGAGGGTCTCCGTCCGTCGATACCACGCTGCGCCCGTGTACTCCCGGTATGCGTCGTCCTCCTGCCACGCACACGGCACCTCGACCGCGTGCGTGCGATTCGGCCAGTCCGCATCGGGGTCGTACCAGTCGTCAGACCGCCCGTCGTATTCGGGATCCGTTACGAACTGCCAGTGTCCGTTCAGTGCTCTCTGCCGTCGATAGTCTTCCGTCAGTCGTTCCATAGTGTATCTTGTAGCGATCGTCTGTTAATACGAGTACTCCGCTTCGATCGAGTCGGATCAGGGAGACGCTTCCTCGGAAACCTGTTGTCTCGACTCGAGCGTTCTGAGGACGTTCCGTCCGGTCTGTCTGTCGAAGACGTGGATGTCCGCCGGGTCGAACGTGAACTGAACCGGTTCGCCGACCGTCGGTTTCACGTCGCTCGGGACGCGAACTCGACACTCGTTCCCGCCGACGTCGAGGTAGACGAAGTTGTCGCTTCCCGCAACCTCGACCACCTCGACCGTCGCGGAGATGGCGTTGGCGCCGTCGGAACCGAGCGAGATGTTCTCGGGTCGGATCCCCAGCTCGAGACCGTCTCCCGTCTGGCCCTCTCGGATCGCCTCAGCGACCGGTTCGGGAACCGAGTACTCGACGTGGTCGCCGACGAGCGTCCGCTCGTTCAACTCGACGTCGAAGAAGTTCATCGACGGACTTCCGATAAAGTCCGCGACGAATCGGTTCACGGGTCGGTCGTATATCTCGTCCGGTGTCGCGAACTGCTGGAGTTCGCCCGCGTTCAGAACGATAATGCGGTCGCTCATCGTGAGCGCCTCGTGCTGATCGTGGGTGACGTAGATCGTCGTCGTTCCCAGATCCTCCTGCAGACGCTGGAGTTCGGTCCGCATGTGGACTTTGAGCTTCGCGTCGAGGTTCGACAGCGGCTCGTCCATCAGGAAGACCTCGGGGTCGCGGACGATGGCTCGTCCCGTCGCGACGCGCTGTTGTTGTCCGCCGGAGAGCTCGCTCGGCTTAGCGCTCAACTGGTCCTCGATACCCATCATTTCAGCCGTCTCTTGCACTCGCTGTTTGATCTCGTTATCCGGAAGGTCCGTCGTCAGCTTCAGCCCGTAGGACATGTTTTTCCGGACCGACATATGCGGATAGAGCGCGTAGTTCTGGAACACCATAGCGATGCCACGGTGCTGCGGTTCGACGCCCTTGACGCTCTCGCCACCGATTTGGATGTCGCCATCGGATATTTTCTCGAGACCTGCGATCATCCGAAGCAACGTCGACTTGCCCGATCCGGATGGTCCGACGATCGTGATGAACTCGCCGGGTTCAATGTGGGCGTCAACCCCCTCGATGGCAACGAACTCATCGCCGTACACCTTTCTCGCGTCATCGAACGTAATCGATGCCGTTCCGTCGTTCGAACTCGTCATAGTACCCTCCGCGCGTGCTCGCACGCTTTCGTAGCTATTGCTTCCGAGGGGCTCATCTCACCCGTCTCCGGGGGCGCGGTGCGTGATCGATCGAATCTCGTACTGTCTATCATCGTTCTGGAACTGATGTCGTAAGTTGGTCGGTTTCGGTAATGAATTCGATGTGAAGCGTGAAGGCGACGCCGGCGAACAAAAGTGCTACAGCAACGGTCAGCAGCGACGTCACCGTCAACAGCACGGTGGTTACGATTCCCAGCGCGACGGCGCCGATGGCGTGCCGTGCGGTCCACAGATACCCGTCGGTTATCGCGTCCGCTGCGGGCTTTCCTTCGGCCAGTCCCAGAAGAACAGGGATTGACACGAGCCAGGCGTACAATCCGGCG
This region includes:
- a CDS encoding ABC transporter ATP-binding protein translates to MTSSNDGTASITFDDARKVYGDEFVAIEGVDAHIEPGEFITIVGPSGSGKSTLLRMIAGLEKISDGDIQIGGESVKGVEPQHRGIAMVFQNYALYPHMSVRKNMSYGLKLTTDLPDNEIKQRVQETAEMMGIEDQLSAKPSELSGGQQQRVATGRAIVRDPEVFLMDEPLSNLDAKLKVHMRTELQRLQEDLGTTTIYVTHDQHEALTMSDRIIVLNAGELQQFATPDEIYDRPVNRFVADFIGSPSMNFFDVELNERTLVGDHVEYSVPEPVAEAIREGQTGDGLELGIRPENISLGSDGANAISATVEVVEVAGSDNFVYLDVGGNECRVRVPSDVKPTVGEPVQFTFDPADIHVFDRQTGRNVLRTLESRQQVSEEASP